A stretch of Panthera uncia isolate 11264 chromosome A1 unlocalized genomic scaffold, Puncia_PCG_1.0 HiC_scaffold_16, whole genome shotgun sequence DNA encodes these proteins:
- the SERP2 gene encoding stress-associated endoplasmic reticulum protein 2 isoform X4, with product MRHKEKWDSRALPSAQAMVAKQRIRMANEKHSKNITQRGNVAKTLRPQEEKYPVGPWLLALFVFVVCGSEKVRCPEVPRIQPSWVCSQMDKALTQPWAAC from the exons ATGCGGCACAAGGAAAA GTGGGACTCGAGGGCATTGCCTAGCGCCCAAGCCATGGTGGCCAAACAGCGGATCCGGATGGCCAACGAGAAGCACAGCAAAAACATCACCCAGAGGGGGAACGTAGCCAAAACCCTG AGGCCGCAAGAAGAGAAATATCCTGTGGGACCATGGCTGTTGgcactgtttgtttttgttgtctgtgGCTCAG AAAAGGTGCGTTGTCCAGAGGTTCCACGTATACAGCCATCCTGGGTCTGCTCCCAGATGGATAAAGCCTTGACCCAGCCATGGGCTGCTTGTTGA